A single genomic interval of Lacrimispora sphenoides JCM 1415 harbors:
- a CDS encoding NAD(P)/FAD-dependent oxidoreductase, with the protein MNTVLIVGGGAAGMLAGIAAAMKGGTVHIFEKNEKLGKKVYITGKGRCNVTNACDTEELFGNVVTNAKFLYSSFYGFTNFDMMDLLEDLGCSLKTERGNRVFPASDKSSDVIKALTKRLLDLGVSIHYRNQVENLLIENGTLLGLEIKEAGKKAKVYGDSVIVTCGGLSYQATGSTGDGYEMAKEAGHKVTSLSPALVPFVAEEPVVKELQGLSLRNVEASILNGKKVVYKEFGEMLFTHYGVSGPVLLSASSYAVKELKKGPLTLSIDLKPALSEEQLDTRILRDFEEAANKQFKNSLDHLYPSKLVPVMVDRSKIPPEKKVNEITREERQRLVRATKGFLLTLTGLRGYNEAIITQGGVSVKEVNPSTLESKLLPGLYFAGEVLDLDAVTGGFNLQIAWSTGWAAGSAAGEEKFKG; encoded by the coding sequence ATGAATACGGTTTTAATCGTGGGCGGTGGCGCTGCAGGGATGCTGGCTGGAATAGCAGCAGCCATGAAGGGCGGTACCGTCCACATTTTTGAGAAAAATGAAAAACTTGGAAAGAAGGTCTATATCACCGGCAAGGGACGCTGCAATGTGACCAATGCCTGTGATACAGAGGAGCTGTTCGGAAACGTAGTGACCAATGCCAAATTCCTTTACAGCAGCTTTTACGGCTTTACCAATTTTGATATGATGGACTTGTTGGAAGATCTTGGCTGCTCCTTAAAGACAGAGCGGGGCAACCGGGTATTTCCGGCTTCTGATAAGTCTTCAGATGTAATAAAGGCTCTTACAAAAAGGCTTTTAGATCTTGGAGTCTCCATCCATTACAGAAACCAGGTGGAGAATCTTTTGATAGAGAATGGCACACTTCTGGGTCTGGAGATAAAAGAGGCCGGGAAAAAGGCAAAGGTGTACGGAGATTCCGTGATCGTAACCTGCGGCGGATTGTCCTATCAGGCAACCGGCTCCACAGGAGACGGTTATGAGATGGCAAAAGAAGCCGGCCATAAGGTTACCTCTCTTTCTCCCGCCCTGGTTCCCTTTGTGGCAGAGGAGCCGGTGGTAAAGGAGCTGCAGGGCTTATCCCTGCGTAATGTGGAGGCTTCCATATTAAACGGTAAAAAGGTGGTTTATAAGGAATTCGGGGAAATGCTGTTTACCCATTACGGGGTCAGCGGTCCGGTACTTTTAAGCGCCAGCAGCTATGCGGTAAAGGAACTGAAGAAAGGGCCTTTGACTCTTTCCATTGACTTAAAGCCGGCTCTTTCCGAAGAACAGCTTGACACCAGGATTCTGCGGGATTTTGAAGAGGCCGCTAACAAGCAGTTTAAGAATTCCCTGGATCATTTGTATCCTTCCAAGCTGGTGCCGGTCATGGTGGATAGAAGCAAAATACCGCCGGAGAAGAAGGTCAATGAAATCACCAGGGAAGAACGTCAGCGCCTTGTCCGCGCAACCAAAGGCTTTCTTCTGACGCTTACAGGACTTCGGGGCTACAATGAAGCCATCATCACCCAGGGCGGTGTTTCTGTTAAGGAGGTTAACCCTTCCACACTGGAATCCAAGCTCCTTCCCGGTCTTTATTTTGCCGGAGAAGTGCTGGATTTAGATGCAGTGACCGGAGGCTTTAATTTACAAATCGCCTGGTCTACGGGTTGGGCGGCCGGAAGTGCTGCCGGAGAGGAGAAATTCAAAGGATGA
- a CDS encoding aldo/keto reductase, protein MQYRDFGKTGIKVSALGFGAMRLPILQEEQVDEKRAVSMIRHAIDEGVNYIDTAYPYHQGESERIVGNALRDGYREKTYLATKCPVWKLEKPEDFDEVLDEQLKKLQTDHIDFYLLHALSRDRFEDKVKKFDLVTRMEKAREEGKIKYLGFSFHDSYDVFQDILDYYDGWDFCQIQYNYVDLEHQAGVKGLKAAADKGLAVVVMEPLLGGKLADPAEHVKKVFPEGKSTVEYALDFLWDQQEVSLLLSGMSDEKQLEENLVYADRSQIGMVKPEEKQVYKEAKEIFDSMALVGCTGCRYCLPCPFGLEIPEIFSYYNMTAAHKESEAKAGYEAMLVKAEGCKACHHCEKECPQMIKISEVMPEVAHVFAKL, encoded by the coding sequence ATGCAATATCGTGATTTTGGAAAAACAGGAATTAAGGTATCGGCCCTGGGGTTTGGAGCCATGAGACTTCCGATTCTTCAGGAGGAACAGGTGGATGAAAAACGGGCGGTATCCATGATCCGCCATGCCATTGATGAAGGGGTAAACTACATTGATACGGCATATCCTTACCATCAGGGAGAAAGCGAAAGGATCGTAGGAAACGCTTTAAGGGATGGCTACCGGGAGAAAACATATCTGGCTACCAAATGTCCTGTATGGAAGCTTGAAAAGCCCGAAGATTTTGATGAGGTCTTAGATGAGCAGCTTAAAAAGCTTCAGACCGACCACATTGATTTTTATTTGCTTCATGCTTTAAGCAGGGACCGCTTTGAAGATAAAGTTAAAAAATTCGATCTTGTAACGCGCATGGAAAAAGCCAGAGAAGAAGGTAAAATAAAATATCTTGGATTTTCCTTCCATGATTCATATGATGTATTTCAGGATATCCTAGATTATTATGATGGATGGGATTTCTGCCAGATTCAGTATAACTACGTGGATTTAGAGCATCAGGCCGGAGTAAAGGGACTGAAGGCTGCGGCAGACAAAGGACTTGCGGTAGTTGTCATGGAACCGCTTCTTGGAGGAAAGCTGGCTGATCCTGCGGAACATGTAAAAAAGGTATTCCCTGAGGGAAAATCTACTGTGGAATATGCCCTTGATTTTTTATGGGACCAGCAGGAGGTGAGCCTTCTTCTAAGCGGAATGAGCGACGAAAAGCAGCTTGAGGAAAACCTGGTTTATGCAGACCGCAGCCAGATCGGAATGGTAAAGCCGGAAGAAAAACAGGTTTATAAAGAGGCAAAGGAAATCTTTGATTCCATGGCCCTAGTAGGCTGCACCGGATGCCGTTATTGCCTCCCCTGTCCCTTTGGTCTGGAGATCCCGGAGATTTTTTCTTATTACAACATGACAGCTGCCCATAAAGAAAGCGAGGCAAAGGCCGGATACGAGGCTATGCTTGTAAAGGCGGAAGGCTGTAAAGCATGTCATCACTGTGAAAAGGAATGTCCGCAGATGATAAAGATCAGTGAAGTTATGCCGGAAGTAGCTCACGTGTTTGCAAAGCTTTAA
- a CDS encoding 6-phospho-alpha-glucosidase encodes MNRTFKLVIVGGGSTYTPGIVKSLLDQKDQFKLSELRLYDNFKERQDKVGVLVKKVIEMFDPEVKLVLTTDPKEAFTDADFIFAQMRVGLYHMRELDEKIPLKYGVVGQETCGPGGLAYGLRTIYPMVEIIDYCEKYASKDYWIVNYSNPAAIVAKAMHKLRPDARILNICDMPVAIMRNMANILECDRKEIVPDYFGLNHFGWFTKIRVGEEDRTEELKAYVREHGYMPPDDRSEVRHNDASWKHTFDNAKNLMRMFPDYLPNTYMQYYLLGDEIVKHSDKSYTRANEVMDGREKRIFQAAEQYETTGEIDMTPFFTGVHGEFIVEVAMSLAFNLKKRHLVMVMNNGAVKNLPDDAMVEIPCYITNEGPEATRVGEIPTFFKGMIEQQEASEKLIVEAAIEGSYDKALAAFTLNKTIPSAMAAKHILDEMIEANKDYWPELK; translated from the coding sequence ATGAACAGAACGTTTAAATTAGTCATTGTAGGCGGCGGAAGTACTTATACGCCGGGAATAGTCAAGAGCCTTCTGGACCAGAAGGATCAATTTAAACTTTCCGAATTAAGACTTTACGATAATTTCAAAGAACGCCAGGACAAAGTTGGAGTTTTGGTGAAAAAGGTTATTGAGATGTTTGATCCGGAAGTGAAATTGGTTCTTACAACAGATCCAAAAGAAGCGTTTACGGATGCAGATTTTATCTTTGCCCAGATGAGGGTAGGATTGTATCATATGAGAGAGCTTGATGAGAAGATCCCTTTAAAATATGGTGTAGTGGGCCAGGAGACCTGTGGGCCAGGCGGCCTTGCCTATGGTTTAAGAACCATTTATCCGATGGTAGAAATCATCGATTATTGTGAAAAGTATGCAAGCAAAGATTATTGGATCGTAAACTATTCCAATCCGGCGGCCATTGTCGCAAAAGCAATGCATAAACTCCGGCCAGATGCCAGAATCTTAAATATCTGTGATATGCCGGTAGCGATCATGAGAAACATGGCTAACATTTTGGAATGTGACAGAAAAGAAATTGTGCCGGATTACTTTGGACTGAACCATTTTGGCTGGTTTACAAAAATCCGCGTTGGGGAAGAAGACCGGACGGAAGAATTAAAGGCATATGTAAGAGAACATGGCTATATGCCTCCGGATGACAGAAGTGAAGTACGTCATAATGATGCATCCTGGAAACACACCTTTGACAATGCAAAGAATTTAATGAGAATGTTCCCGGATTATCTGCCCAATACCTACATGCAGTACTATCTGTTAGGGGATGAGATTGTAAAACATTCCGATAAGAGCTATACAAGAGCCAATGAAGTCATGGATGGAAGGGAAAAACGGATTTTCCAGGCAGCAGAGCAGTATGAAACAACCGGAGAAATTGATATGACTCCATTCTTTACCGGCGTTCATGGGGAATTTATCGTGGAAGTAGCGATGAGCCTGGCATTTAATTTAAAGAAACGTCATCTGGTTATGGTCATGAACAATGGTGCTGTTAAAAATTTACCAGACGACGCCATGGTAGAAATTCCTTGCTATATTACCAACGAAGGACCGGAAGCTACCAGAGTAGGGGAAATCCCGACTTTCTTTAAAGGAATGATCGAGCAGCAGGAGGCCAGCGAAAAATTGATCGTAGAGGCGGCAATAGAAGGAAGCTATGACAAAGCATTAGCAGCATTTACATTAAATAAGACCATACCATCAGCAATGGCCGCAAAGCATATTCTGGATGAAATGATTGAGGCGAACAAAGATTACTGGCCGGAGTTAAAATAA
- the cmk gene encoding (d)CMP kinase encodes MKKVYNIAIDGPAGAGKSTIARSVAEKLHFVYVDTGAMYRAMALHFLRNGIPSDDEERISKSAGEVNVTISYENGMQQVILNGENVSGLIRTEEVSAMASAVSVYMPVRNKLVELQQNLALEENVIMDGRDIGTCVLPEADLKIYLTASSLVRAKRRYEELKAKGEECSLDDIEKDIIERDYRDMNRENSPLKQAEDAVLLDSSAMTIPQVVDRILALFQERKVEGGSLWK; translated from the coding sequence ATGAAAAAAGTTTATAATATAGCCATCGACGGACCGGCCGGGGCAGGAAAGAGCACCATTGCAAGGTCTGTTGCAGAAAAACTTCATTTTGTTTATGTGGATACGGGTGCCATGTACCGCGCTATGGCGCTGCATTTTTTAAGAAATGGAATCCCGTCAGATGATGAGGAAAGGATTTCAAAGTCAGCCGGAGAGGTGAACGTCACCATCTCCTATGAAAACGGGATGCAGCAGGTGATCTTAAACGGTGAAAATGTTTCCGGACTGATCCGCACAGAGGAGGTCAGTGCCATGGCTTCTGCGGTTTCCGTTTACATGCCGGTGCGCAATAAACTGGTGGAGCTTCAGCAGAATCTGGCCTTAGAAGAAAATGTCATCATGGATGGCCGGGATATCGGAACCTGCGTGCTTCCGGAGGCGGACTTAAAGATCTATTTAACAGCCAGCAGCCTGGTCCGGGCAAAAAGGCGGTATGAGGAGCTTAAGGCAAAGGGAGAGGAATGCAGCCTTGATGACATTGAAAAGGATATCATTGAACGGGATTACCGGGATATGAACCGGGAGAATTCTCCCCTTAAGCAGGCAGAGGATGCAGTCCTTTTAGATTCTTCCGCCATGACCATTCCTCAGGTAGTGGACCGGATTCTTGCAC
- the pap gene encoding polyphosphate:AMP phosphotransferase, producing the protein MLEKLDLSKKIDKETYKDTKTKQGERLGLLQRECKEAGIPVMIVFEGMGASGKGTQINRLIQALDPRGFDVYANDKSTEEERMRPFLWRFWTKLPAQGRIALFDRSWYRQVTIERFEGKIPETALPEAFQDILSFERQLTDDGMVIIKLFLYISKEEQKKRFNRLEASKETSWRVTEGDWRRNKEYGRFLEISEEMLQRTDMDYAPWTIIEGTDRDYASAKIITQVADCLEDALRQRKLRGEKKEKEVPVRSEKYQSGVLSGVDLSKTMTKEEYKKEMRQLKEKLESLHSQIYRLRIPVVLGFEGWDAAGKGGAIKRLTSHLDPRGYKVYPTSAPNDMERVHHYLWRFWNHVPKAGHIAIFDRTWYGRVLVERIEGFCSEAEWKQAYQEINEMENHMANAGAVVIKFWLHIDKDEQEKRFQERQENPSKQWKITEEDWRNRDKWDQYESAVNEMLVRTSTTYAPWVVVEANCKYYARIKVLKTVVEAMESEIKNCKKNS; encoded by the coding sequence ATGCTGGAGAAACTTGATTTATCGAAAAAAATAGACAAAGAAACCTATAAAGACACTAAAACTAAGCAGGGGGAAAGGCTGGGCCTTTTGCAGCGGGAGTGCAAGGAGGCAGGAATTCCTGTTATGATCGTGTTCGAGGGCATGGGAGCATCGGGAAAGGGCACCCAGATCAACCGCCTGATTCAGGCGCTGGATCCCAGAGGTTTTGATGTATATGCCAATGATAAATCAACGGAAGAGGAACGGATGCGCCCGTTTTTATGGCGCTTTTGGACCAAGCTTCCGGCCCAGGGCAGAATCGCCCTCTTTGACAGAAGCTGGTACCGGCAGGTGACCATCGAACGATTTGAAGGCAAGATCCCGGAGACGGCTCTGCCAGAGGCTTTTCAGGATATTCTGTCCTTTGAGCGTCAGCTGACCGATGACGGTATGGTTATCATAAAGCTGTTCCTCTATATTTCTAAGGAGGAGCAAAAGAAGCGGTTTAACCGGCTGGAAGCCTCCAAGGAAACCAGCTGGCGGGTGACAGAAGGGGACTGGCGCAGGAATAAGGAATACGGGCGTTTTCTGGAAATCTCCGAGGAAATGCTTCAAAGGACGGATATGGACTACGCCCCGTGGACCATCATTGAAGGTACTGACAGAGATTATGCCTCCGCAAAAATCATCACACAGGTGGCGGACTGCTTAGAGGATGCCCTAAGGCAGAGGAAGCTTAGGGGAGAGAAAAAAGAAAAAGAGGTGCCGGTACGTTCGGAGAAATACCAGAGCGGAGTCTTATCCGGGGTGGACTTATCAAAGACCATGACAAAGGAAGAATATAAGAAGGAGATGAGACAGCTAAAGGAAAAGCTGGAATCCCTTCACAGCCAGATATACCGGTTAAGGATCCCTGTAGTGCTGGGCTTTGAGGGCTGGGATGCGGCAGGAAAGGGCGGGGCGATCAAGCGCCTGACCAGCCATCTGGACCCCAGAGGCTATAAGGTATACCCCACTTCGGCTCCCAACGATATGGAACGGGTCCACCATTACCTGTGGCGTTTCTGGAATCATGTGCCAAAAGCAGGCCATATCGCCATCTTTGACCGGACCTGGTACGGCCGGGTCCTGGTGGAGCGGATCGAGGGCTTTTGCAGCGAGGCTGAGTGGAAGCAGGCTTATCAGGAAATCAATGAGATGGAGAACCACATGGCAAATGCCGGAGCCGTTGTCATTAAATTCTGGCTCCATATCGATAAGGATGAACAGGAAAAACGCTTTCAGGAGCGTCAGGAAAATCCGTCCAAGCAGTGGAAGATCACGGAGGAAGACTGGAGAAACCGGGATAAATGGGATCAGTATGAATCCGCGGTCAATGAGATGCTGGTACGTACTTCCACCACCTATGCTCCATGGGTGGTCGTGGAGGCGAACTGTAAGTATTATGCCAGGATCAAGGTGCTAAAAACCGTTGTAGAAGCTATGGAGTCAGAGATAAAAAATTGTAAGAAAAATTCATGA